One Roseimaritima multifibrata DNA window includes the following coding sequences:
- a CDS encoding PilZ domain-containing protein, whose product MTPPLNPQRRERNRFTVDLITKIPVRITCIDGAVGSRHSGTLTDLSVDGCQLQLAIPLPQEVQNVTLLMEQTAMAFSMETVAEICWGRQTSYGQISYGLKFHRSIPEDVLDQMIQRGLVSRRDNARCPIQLKGRLRMQLASNPPQDTEITDLSDGGVRLRTSQPLAAGERLLLELPGSLRAMLRVVWSMESEAYHFAGCAFLTNASRDAVQSAASQSA is encoded by the coding sequence ATGACCCCACCGCTGAATCCGCAAAGACGCGAACGCAACCGGTTCACTGTAGACCTGATCACGAAAATCCCGGTTCGTATCACCTGCATCGACGGGGCGGTCGGGAGCCGGCACTCTGGCACGTTGACCGATTTGAGTGTCGATGGCTGCCAACTGCAACTCGCGATCCCCTTACCTCAAGAGGTCCAGAACGTGACCCTTTTGATGGAGCAGACCGCGATGGCGTTTTCGATGGAAACCGTTGCGGAGATTTGCTGGGGTCGTCAAACAAGTTACGGGCAAATCTCTTATGGCCTTAAATTCCATCGTTCGATTCCCGAGGACGTCCTGGATCAAATGATTCAGCGAGGCTTGGTTTCGCGGCGTGACAATGCGCGGTGCCCGATTCAGCTCAAAGGGCGTCTGAGAATGCAATTAGCGTCGAATCCGCCTCAAGATACCGAGATTACCGACCTTTCCGACGGCGGCGTGCGGCTCCGAACCAGCCAGCCTCTGGCCGCAGGTGAACGCCTGTTACTAGAACTTCCAGGCAGCCTGCGTGCGATGCTCCGCGTCGTCTGGAGCATGGAATCGGAAGCCTATCACTTTGCAGGCTGTGCCTTCCTGACCAACGCTTCGCGCGACGCGGTCCAATCCGCGGCCAGCCAATCGGCATAG
- the nqrM gene encoding (Na+)-NQR maturation NqrM, which produces MTYLSIFTLAGIVFTVFLLVLAAMAVGVMFGRRAISGSCGGLGNKTDGEGNTSCSLCQNPSESCKELKAQMAESASTEPPK; this is translated from the coding sequence TTCACACTCGCAGGGATTGTATTTACCGTCTTTTTGCTTGTCCTAGCCGCCATGGCCGTGGGGGTCATGTTTGGCCGACGAGCGATCAGCGGATCGTGTGGCGGGCTGGGGAACAAGACCGACGGCGAGGGGAACACCAGCTGCAGCCTGTGCCAAAACCCCAGCGAATCGTGCAAAGAACTGAAGGCACAGATGGCCGAATCAGCCTCGACGGAACCCCCTAAATAG